A genome region from Geobacter pickeringii includes the following:
- a CDS encoding electron transfer flavoprotein subunit alpha, giving the protein MTEPKKIKKPRGRARLIAGKCIACGARCQSACPVDIIEMNEAGEPVILSEKCIGCLKCVKVCPAEALEMFFTPEEQQLLDELARQQGADAAAAEEVDEEAAALAQMLAAYRGVWVFVEQTEGEPARVSWELMGVGAQLAQSLQTELCAVVIGENVEHLCHEAFAHGASKAYLLDQPVFRHYRTEAYLEACCTLIGTYQPEIVLMGATGMGRDLAGAVATRVKTGLTADCTGLDVDDRRNLRQTRPAFGGNIMATIMCDRFRPQMATVRPHVMPLPERQAGATGEIVREEVALAEADILTKVLEIIRDKKAGEVDIAGAEFIVSGGRGMMAKENFGMLQELADELGGVVGASRSAVDAGWMPHERQVGQTGKTVRPKIYIACGISGAIQHLVGMQDSDLVIAINRDREAPIFDVATYGIVGDLFQIVPAITQRLRDLKQGKRVA; this is encoded by the coding sequence ATGACCGAACCGAAGAAGATCAAGAAACCCCGGGGGAGGGCGCGGCTCATCGCCGGGAAGTGCATCGCCTGCGGCGCCCGCTGCCAGAGCGCCTGCCCGGTGGACATCATCGAAATGAACGAGGCGGGAGAGCCGGTCATCCTGAGCGAGAAGTGCATAGGCTGCCTCAAGTGCGTGAAGGTCTGCCCGGCGGAGGCGCTGGAGATGTTTTTCACCCCCGAAGAGCAGCAGCTTCTCGACGAACTGGCACGGCAGCAGGGGGCCGACGCCGCCGCTGCCGAAGAGGTGGACGAGGAGGCGGCCGCCCTGGCGCAGATGCTCGCCGCCTACCGCGGGGTCTGGGTCTTCGTGGAGCAGACCGAGGGGGAGCCGGCGCGGGTCTCCTGGGAGCTGATGGGGGTCGGGGCCCAGCTGGCGCAGAGCCTGCAGACGGAACTCTGCGCCGTGGTCATCGGCGAAAACGTCGAACACCTCTGCCACGAGGCCTTCGCCCACGGCGCCTCGAAGGCCTACCTGCTGGACCAGCCGGTCTTCCGGCACTACCGGACCGAGGCGTACCTGGAGGCGTGCTGCACCCTGATCGGCACGTACCAGCCGGAGATCGTCCTCATGGGTGCCACCGGCATGGGGCGCGACCTGGCCGGCGCCGTGGCCACGCGGGTCAAGACCGGCCTCACCGCCGACTGCACCGGGCTCGACGTGGACGACAGGCGCAACCTGCGCCAGACCCGCCCCGCCTTTGGGGGGAACATCATGGCCACCATCATGTGCGACCGGTTCCGTCCCCAGATGGCCACGGTTCGTCCCCACGTGATGCCGCTCCCCGAGCGGCAGGCAGGGGCCACGGGGGAGATCGTGCGGGAGGAGGTTGCCCTCGCCGAGGCCGACATCCTGACCAAGGTGCTGGAGATCATCCGGGACAAAAAAGCGGGGGAGGTGGACATCGCCGGGGCGGAGTTCATCGTCTCCGGGGGGCGGGGGATGATGGCGAAGGAGAACTTCGGGATGCTGCAGGAGCTGGCCGACGAACTGGGTGGCGTGGTGGGGGCGTCGCGCAGCGCCGTTGACGCGGGGTGGATGCCCCACGAGCGGCAGGTGGGGCAGACGGGGAAGACGGTGCGTCCGAAGATCTACATCGCCTGCGGGATTTCGGGGGCGATCCAGCACCTGGTGGGGATGCAGGACTCGGACCTGGTCATCGCCATCAACCGTGACCGTGAGGCGCCGATCTTCGATGTCGCCACCTACGGCATCGTGGGGGACCTCTTCCAGATCGTCCCGGCCATCACCCAGCGGCTCCGCGACCTGAAGCAGGGGAAGCGCGTAGCCTGA
- a CDS encoding electron transfer flavoprotein subunit beta/FixA family protein has protein sequence MLAIACIKQVPDTTQVQIDPVTNTLVREGIPFIVNPYDTHALEESLRVKDRYGFRSVALSMGPPNAEAALRKALGLGVDEAILCSDRCFGGADTLSTSNVLAAAIRKIGEEIGEEVGIVFCGKQTIDGDTAQVGPGIAVRLGFTQLTLVDRIEALDVAARRIRVRRKLEGRYEIVEAPLPVLITVVRELNRPRYPSVPMRLASATAAVKLWTNDLLKLDPNSVGLKGSPTWVSRIFSPERAKGEIIGDGVNDPVGTAHLLIDKLLAKDLLAV, from the coding sequence ATGCTCGCCATCGCCTGCATCAAGCAGGTACCCGACACGACCCAGGTTCAGATCGACCCGGTTACCAACACGCTGGTGCGGGAGGGGATCCCGTTCATCGTCAACCCTTACGACACCCACGCCCTGGAGGAGAGCCTGCGGGTGAAGGACCGCTATGGCTTTCGCTCCGTGGCGCTCTCCATGGGCCCCCCCAACGCCGAGGCGGCGCTGCGCAAGGCCCTCGGCCTCGGCGTCGACGAGGCGATTCTCTGCTCCGACCGCTGTTTCGGGGGTGCCGACACCCTCTCCACGAGCAACGTGCTGGCGGCGGCCATCCGGAAGATCGGCGAGGAGATCGGCGAGGAGGTGGGGATCGTCTTCTGCGGCAAGCAGACCATCGACGGCGACACCGCCCAGGTGGGGCCGGGGATCGCGGTGCGGCTCGGCTTCACCCAGCTGACGCTGGTGGACCGGATTGAGGCGCTGGACGTGGCGGCGCGGCGGATCCGGGTGCGGCGCAAACTGGAAGGGCGGTACGAGATCGTGGAGGCGCCGCTGCCGGTGCTGATCACCGTGGTGCGGGAGTTGAACCGCCCCCGCTACCCGAGCGTCCCCATGCGGCTCGCCTCGGCCACGGCGGCGGTGAAACTCTGGACCAACGACCTGCTCAAGCTCGATCCGAACAGCGTCGGCCTCAAGGGTTCCCCCACCTGGGTGAGCCGGATCTTCTCCCCCGAGCGGGCCAAGGGGGAGATCATCGGCGACGGGGTGAACGATCCCGTCGGGACAGCCCATCTGCTGATCGACAAGCTGCTGGCGAAGGACCTGCTGGCGGTCTGA
- a CDS encoding GNAT family N-acetyltransferase, producing the protein MTLRPFSAKDLPAFLARSEDEGWLCDRWEFDFLRGAFPGGCFTLEEEGAAVAFVTSIRYGTSGWIGNLLVDRARRGRGCGTLLMHRTVEALAAAGVKTTWLTASSSGRPLYERMGFREADRVVRWVGTGRGGTGGGGPVRPAAMEAFDRAGWGDDRRTLLAAVAARGTVVLRPEGFLVVQPFGDGFQVGPWGCSAGDGAAELLDEARAVAGAGTRLFLDVPAGNGAVTALLGAAGFVASGETALMYAGAEPAYVPSRVGALASMGSMG; encoded by the coding sequence ATGACGCTCCGCCCCTTCTCCGCGAAGGATCTCCCCGCGTTCCTCGCCCGTTCCGAGGATGAGGGGTGGCTCTGCGACCGCTGGGAGTTCGACTTCCTCCGCGGCGCGTTCCCCGGAGGGTGCTTTACGCTGGAGGAGGAGGGGGCGGCCGTGGCCTTTGTCACGTCGATCCGCTACGGCACCAGCGGGTGGATCGGCAACCTCCTCGTCGACCGTGCGCGCCGGGGGCGGGGGTGCGGAACGCTCCTGATGCACCGCACGGTGGAGGCGCTCGCCGCGGCCGGGGTGAAGACGACCTGGCTCACGGCGTCGTCGTCGGGACGTCCCCTCTATGAGCGGATGGGGTTTCGGGAAGCCGACCGGGTGGTCCGCTGGGTCGGGACGGGACGAGGCGGCACCGGCGGGGGAGGTCCGGTCCGGCCAGCGGCAATGGAAGCCTTTGACCGCGCCGGCTGGGGAGATGACCGCCGGACGCTTCTGGCGGCCGTTGCAGCCCGCGGTACGGTGGTGCTACGCCCGGAAGGCTTTCTCGTCGTGCAACCCTTCGGCGACGGCTTTCAGGTGGGTCCGTGGGGATGTTCGGCAGGGGACGGAGCGGCGGAACTCCTGGACGAGGCCCGGGCCGTTGCGGGCGCAGGGACGCGGCTTTTCCTCGACGTGCCGGCCGGCAACGGGGCGGTGACGGCCCTCCTCGGCGCCGCCGGCTTCGTCGCCAGCGGCGAAACCGCTCTCATGTATGCCGGGGCCGAGCCGGCCTACGTACCGTCGCGGGTCGGCGCCCTTGCCAGCATGGGGAGTATGGGGTAG
- a CDS encoding radical SAM protein has product MATSCDQLKKIQGHPCFGGNHHKNGRMHLAVAPRCNIKCGYCSRRHDCANESRPGVTSRLLTPAEAIAKVREVMASPVVGPIIKVIGIAGPGDPLANEETFETFRLVGEEFPHLIKCMSTNGLLLPDAIDRLHELDLHSLTVTLNTLDPAVGARIYGHISYHGTTYRGAEAAEILIANQLEGLRRAAGYGMTIKVNTVYIPGVNEEQIPLIGRKVKELGAFVMNIMPLIPQAEFAHIAPPSTETLDGVRAANEAIIGQFKHCRQCRADAVGLIGRDVSVGQSACVVPG; this is encoded by the coding sequence ATGGCCACGTCATGCGATCAGCTGAAGAAGATCCAGGGGCATCCCTGCTTTGGCGGCAATCACCACAAGAACGGGAGGATGCACCTGGCGGTGGCGCCCCGCTGCAACATCAAGTGCGGGTACTGCAGCCGCAGGCACGACTGCGCCAACGAGTCGCGCCCCGGCGTGACGAGCAGGCTCCTCACCCCCGCCGAGGCGATCGCCAAGGTCCGGGAGGTGATGGCGAGCCCGGTGGTCGGCCCCATCATCAAGGTGATCGGCATCGCCGGCCCCGGCGATCCCCTGGCCAACGAGGAGACGTTCGAGACCTTCCGCCTCGTGGGGGAGGAGTTTCCCCATCTCATCAAGTGCATGAGCACCAACGGCCTCCTGCTCCCCGACGCCATCGACCGCCTCCACGAGCTCGACCTCCACAGCCTCACCGTCACCCTCAATACCCTCGATCCCGCCGTGGGGGCGCGGATCTACGGCCACATCAGCTACCACGGCACAACTTACCGCGGTGCCGAGGCGGCGGAGATACTGATCGCCAACCAGTTGGAGGGGCTCAGGCGGGCGGCCGGGTACGGCATGACCATCAAGGTGAACACCGTCTACATCCCCGGGGTGAACGAGGAGCAGATCCCGCTCATCGGCCGGAAGGTGAAGGAGCTCGGCGCCTTCGTCATGAACATCATGCCGCTGATCCCCCAGGCGGAGTTCGCCCATATCGCCCCCCCTTCCACGGAGACGCTCGACGGGGTCCGGGCGGCGAACGAGGCGATCATCGGCCAGTTCAAGCATTGCCGCCAGTGCCGCGCCGACGCCGTGGGGCTCATCGGTCGGGATGTCTCGGTGGGGCAGTCGGCCTGCGTGGTGCCGGGGTAG
- the draG gene encoding ADP-ribosyl-[dinitrogen reductase] hydrolase: MTVSINLPDIRSRAAAAFVGLAVGDSLGAPVEFMTTGEIAAKYGILNEIVGGGWLRLKPGQVTDDTEMSLCAARAIASAGGWSLAGIAGEFAAWLRSKPIDVGDTCRRGIRNFMLKGMLETPFNQWDGGNGAAMRMLPTALFTLGDDALLERCAVEQARLTHNHPLSDAACITLGRLVHLSLRGASKPRLRREADQLIAAYPTFAFDPYRGLATGYVVDTMQTVFHHFFRGRSFEECLTGTVNQGGDADTTGAICGMLAGAFYGMESIPRRWLKRMDRRVVAETSHLSTQLVALSPALCGRDGIL; the protein is encoded by the coding sequence GTGACCGTATCGATCAATCTCCCCGATATCCGCTCCCGGGCGGCGGCCGCCTTCGTCGGCCTGGCGGTGGGCGACTCCCTCGGCGCGCCGGTGGAATTCATGACCACCGGCGAGATTGCGGCAAAGTACGGCATCCTCAATGAGATCGTCGGCGGCGGCTGGCTGCGGCTGAAACCGGGCCAGGTAACCGACGACACGGAGATGTCCCTCTGTGCCGCCCGTGCCATCGCCTCCGCCGGCGGCTGGTCCTTGGCGGGGATCGCCGGGGAGTTTGCCGCCTGGCTCCGGTCGAAGCCCATCGACGTGGGTGACACCTGCCGGCGGGGAATCCGCAACTTCATGCTGAAGGGGATGCTGGAAACCCCCTTCAACCAGTGGGACGGCGGCAACGGCGCCGCCATGCGGATGCTCCCCACCGCCCTCTTCACCCTCGGCGACGACGCTCTCCTCGAACGATGCGCCGTGGAGCAGGCCCGCCTCACCCACAATCACCCCCTCTCCGACGCCGCCTGCATCACGCTGGGGCGGCTCGTCCACCTCTCCCTCCGCGGCGCCTCCAAGCCGCGCCTGCGCCGGGAGGCGGATCAACTCATCGCCGCTTACCCCACCTTTGCCTTCGATCCCTACCGGGGGCTTGCCACCGGCTACGTGGTCGACACCATGCAGACGGTCTTCCACCACTTCTTCCGGGGACGCAGCTTCGAGGAGTGCCTCACGGGGACCGTCAACCAGGGGGGCGACGCCGACACCACCGGCGCCATCTGCGGGATGCTGGCCGGCGCCTTCTACGGCATGGAGAGCATCCCGCGCCGGTGGCTCAAGCGGATGGACCGAAGGGTGGTGGCCGAAACATCGCATCTATCGACGCAGCTTGTCGCTCTATCTCCTGCCCTTTGCGGGCGAGACGGTATTTTGTAG
- a CDS encoding cytochrome c family protein, translated as MKRTSRLAAIMLTCFIVASTAAALAAASPVFDVDREFYPYYPSLMKWNKSTVPFNEPKRCGGCHSRQYKEWNGSVHSLAFKDPIYQGELNKGVKAVGHEVSRQCEGCHSPVGMMTGEIKGPGNAGLSEMALAGVSCDVCHSISGVTHWQTPSHEPENGSFILTPGVETKDGQTFIKRGPFKPSDNCGGGFHKCEESPLHLKADLCASCHQVYHYDSHFPIEATYLEWKHGPYAQKNILCQDCHMVDIEGFKRSADQFVKPQREEYHHYFSGANYLLTYLAAGAAKKAGDEKLARSLMQQYDMAVERLKSAADLELLPVYHDGALDELKVRVKNIRAGHNLPTSLSNVRQMWLEITARDEAGKVVMTTGTLNPDGSLPDTARNFNSDGMGNDFHFAIDPWVVTAFAKHDTIPPRGYKEVFYGLHFPAGLKKVTMEARLRYRQADQKVAEALLAAVPKDIDLDQVYGLKAVPALPVVDMAVKQATFDTAQ; from the coding sequence ATGAAACGAACGTCACGCCTCGCCGCCATCATGCTCACCTGTTTCATCGTCGCCAGCACCGCGGCGGCCCTGGCCGCCGCCTCTCCCGTCTTCGACGTGGACCGGGAGTTCTACCCTTACTATCCCTCGCTCATGAAATGGAACAAGTCCACCGTTCCGTTCAATGAGCCGAAACGGTGCGGCGGCTGCCACTCCCGGCAGTACAAGGAGTGGAACGGCTCGGTCCACAGCCTCGCCTTCAAGGACCCGATCTACCAGGGTGAGCTGAACAAGGGGGTCAAGGCGGTGGGTCATGAGGTCTCCCGCCAGTGCGAGGGGTGCCACTCCCCGGTGGGGATGATGACCGGCGAGATCAAGGGACCGGGAAACGCGGGGCTCTCCGAAATGGCCCTGGCCGGGGTTTCCTGCGACGTCTGCCATTCCATCAGCGGTGTGACCCACTGGCAGACCCCCTCCCACGAACCGGAGAACGGCTCCTTCATCCTGACGCCGGGAGTGGAGACCAAGGATGGCCAGACCTTCATCAAGCGGGGCCCATTCAAGCCTTCCGACAACTGCGGCGGCGGCTTCCACAAGTGCGAGGAGTCGCCGCTTCACCTGAAAGCCGACCTCTGCGCCTCCTGCCACCAGGTCTACCACTACGACTCCCACTTCCCCATCGAGGCCACCTACCTCGAATGGAAGCACGGTCCCTACGCCCAGAAGAATATCCTCTGCCAGGACTGCCACATGGTCGACATCGAAGGGTTCAAGCGCTCCGCCGACCAGTTCGTGAAGCCCCAGCGCGAGGAGTACCACCACTACTTCAGCGGGGCCAACTACCTTCTCACCTACCTGGCCGCCGGAGCTGCAAAGAAGGCGGGCGATGAAAAGCTGGCCAGGAGCCTCATGCAGCAGTACGACATGGCGGTGGAACGGCTCAAGTCGGCCGCCGACCTGGAGCTCTTACCGGTCTATCACGACGGCGCCCTGGACGAGCTGAAGGTGCGGGTGAAGAACATCCGGGCCGGCCACAACCTCCCCACCTCCCTCTCCAACGTGCGCCAGATGTGGCTGGAGATCACCGCCAGGGATGAAGCCGGCAAGGTGGTCATGACCACCGGCACCCTCAACCCCGACGGTTCCCTTCCCGACACCGCCCGCAACTTCAATTCCGACGGGATGGGGAACGACTTCCACTTCGCCATCGACCCGTGGGTGGTCACCGCCTTCGCCAAGCACGACACCATCCCCCCCCGCGGCTACAAGGAGGTGTTCTACGGCCTTCACTTCCCGGCGGGGCTGAAGAAAGTGACCATGGAAGCCAGACTCCGCTACCGCCAGGCTGACCAGAAGGTGGCGGAGGCGCTGCTGGCTGCCGTGCCGAAGGATATCGACCTGGACCAGGTCTATGGCCTCAAGGCGGTGCCGGCGCTGCCGGTGGTGGATATGGCGGTGAAGCAGGCGACTTTCGATACGGCCCAATAG
- a CDS encoding NAD(+)--dinitrogen-reductase ADP-D-ribosyltransferase: MQNSAFNHCNLPPWVIASRHFNDNPHPLELQGVRQANRFLFQKLDGIDSSEERGEVFNDYMSVKFQLHHWQDQRTDTARRSLKNSYLRYLRGWMMDANSVEGAVLKGWVESRIGIAPTFHRVPIAGIHTDAYYAYAVDRTKGSARTNAINSQLDILYEFCQYELGRRSPGERWITLYRGTCDAGEYETVEELGKREKIVRFNNLVSFTAVEERAWEFGSTVWEIRAPLVKVFFFNDLLPNSIMKGEGEYLIVGGEYRVRRVMCTV; encoded by the coding sequence ATGCAGAATTCGGCATTCAATCACTGCAACCTCCCCCCCTGGGTCATCGCCTCCCGCCATTTCAACGACAATCCCCACCCCCTGGAACTCCAGGGGGTCCGCCAGGCCAACCGCTTCCTCTTTCAGAAGCTCGACGGGATCGACTCTTCCGAGGAGCGGGGCGAGGTCTTCAACGACTACATGTCGGTCAAGTTCCAGCTCCACCACTGGCAGGACCAGCGGACCGACACCGCCCGCAGGAGCCTCAAGAACAGCTACCTCCGCTATCTGCGGGGGTGGATGATGGATGCCAACTCCGTGGAGGGGGCGGTGCTCAAGGGGTGGGTCGAGAGCCGGATCGGGATCGCTCCGACCTTCCACAGGGTCCCCATCGCCGGGATTCACACCGACGCCTACTACGCCTATGCGGTGGACCGCACCAAGGGGAGCGCCCGGACCAACGCCATCAACTCCCAGCTCGACATCCTCTACGAGTTCTGCCAGTACGAGCTGGGACGCCGCTCTCCCGGCGAGCGGTGGATCACACTCTACCGGGGGACTTGCGATGCGGGCGAATACGAGACGGTGGAGGAGCTCGGCAAGCGGGAAAAGATCGTGCGGTTCAACAACCTCGTCTCCTTCACCGCCGTGGAGGAGCGGGCCTGGGAGTTCGGCTCCACTGTCTGGGAGATCCGGGCGCCGCTGGTGAAGGTATTCTTCTTCAACGACCTCCTCCCCAACAGCATCATGAAGGGAGAGGGGGAGTACCTGATCGTCGGCGGCGAGTACCGGGTGCGACGGGTGATGTGCACGGTATGA
- a CDS encoding NifB/NifX family molybdenum-iron cluster-binding protein — translation MLIAVASKDGREINQHFGHAERFLIFEVDAGGARLVDEKKVERYCTYDAFHPERAHVLQAIADALAGCRAVVCAQIGQGPQMEMERFGVDAFVADGPIKATLVEIAKAL, via the coding sequence ATGTTGATCGCAGTTGCTTCCAAGGACGGACGGGAGATCAACCAGCACTTCGGCCATGCCGAGCGTTTCCTCATCTTCGAGGTGGACGCCGGCGGGGCGCGGCTGGTGGACGAGAAGAAGGTGGAGCGGTACTGCACCTACGATGCCTTCCATCCCGAACGGGCCCACGTGCTCCAGGCCATTGCCGACGCCCTTGCCGGCTGCCGCGCCGTGGTCTGTGCCCAGATTGGGCAGGGCCCCCAGATGGAGATGGAGCGGTTCGGCGTCGATGCCTTCGTGGCCGACGGCCCCATCAAGGCGACGCTGGTGGAGATCGCCAAGGCCCTGTAA
- the fdxB gene encoding ferredoxin III, nif-specific gives MAYITGLRRNKTEYTPEFVVSIDEETCIGCARCFKVCAHDVLTFEEVDEDDSAKMFMKVSNPGNCIGCQACGRTCSKKCFTFAPVAM, from the coding sequence ATGGCTTACATCACCGGACTGAGAAGAAACAAGACCGAGTACACCCCCGAGTTCGTCGTCTCCATCGACGAGGAGACCTGCATCGGCTGCGCCCGCTGCTTCAAGGTCTGCGCCCACGACGTGCTGACCTTTGAAGAGGTGGACGAGGACGATTCCGCCAAGATGTTCATGAAGGTCTCCAATCCGGGCAACTGCATCGGCTGTCAGGCCTGCGGACGGACCTGTTCGAAGAAGTGCTTCACCTTCGCGCCGGTGGCGATGTAA
- the nifX gene encoding nitrogen fixation protein NifX, translating into MKVAFTSTTGEMIDEHFGMAKNFQIWEIGPEGSSFVETVTVGVHGDDEEDKIAARAAALRECAIVYTMAIGGPAAAKLVALKIHPMKTNTPVSLSEMVGKLEEVLKGNPPPWLRKAMNKGHEVSFED; encoded by the coding sequence ATGAAAGTCGCGTTCACATCAACAACCGGCGAGATGATCGACGAGCATTTCGGTATGGCGAAGAATTTCCAGATCTGGGAGATCGGCCCGGAGGGCTCTTCCTTCGTGGAAACGGTCACCGTCGGTGTCCACGGCGATGACGAGGAGGACAAGATCGCGGCTCGGGCCGCTGCGCTCAGGGAGTGCGCCATCGTCTACACCATGGCCATCGGTGGGCCGGCGGCGGCCAAGCTCGTGGCGCTCAAGATCCACCCCATGAAGACCAATACCCCGGTGAGCCTGAGCGAGATGGTAGGGAAGCTTGAGGAGGTGCTGAAGGGGAACCCGCCGCCGTGGCTCCGCAAGGCGATGAACAAGGGGCACGAGGTATCGTTCGAGGATTGA